Proteins encoded by one window of Nicotiana tabacum cultivar K326 chromosome 10, ASM71507v2, whole genome shotgun sequence:
- the LOC107824001 gene encoding protein CNGC15b-like, whose protein sequence is MFSQSTMSSTKQKSVRFPNDHDIAKSGSYKPAKFLKSFSMNNDEQASDSKSEKAEIEPKMKMFRKKKLSRVFSEDYEGVQRKILDPRGRPINIWNKCFLIACLTSLFVDPLFFYLPSVNDEICMDASYPMEIVLTIVRSVIDAFYLVQILVQFRTAYVAPSSRVFGRGELVIDSSKIASRYLRKDFWLDLLATLPLPQVLIWAAIPSLRGSNRIGAKHALRFTIISQFLLRLCLIFPLSSHIIKTNGVMVEAAWAGAVYNLVLFMLASHVMGSCWYLFAVERQEQCWKKVCDQQQPDCQYWYFDCHWKDFTSRIAWYERSNISTLCGPSSDFFQFGIFNDALTFRVTQSSFLNKYAYCFWWGLRNLSSLGQNLVTTTDINEINFAVVLAILGLLLFALLIGNMQTFLQSTTMRLEEWRIKRTDTEEWMHHRQLPHDLKERVRKYDLYRWVTTRGVDEEAIVKSLPVDLRRDIKRHLCLDLVRRVPLFDQMDECILDAICERLKPLLYTSGTCLVREADPVNEMHFIIRGHLDSYTTDGGRTGFFNSCQLGPCDFCGEELLTWALHPRPSIILPSSTRTVTTITEVEVFALTAEDVKFVASQFRKLHSKQLRQTFRFYSNQWRTWAACFIQAAWFRYKRRKEAALLKAKQSPAAAPTELRDERRSVSLGQKASEFAVYAATLAASKRKGGSMRGELEIISSLQKPVEPDFSVEDR, encoded by the exons ATGTTTAGCCAGAGCACCATGTCTTCTACTAAACAAAAATCTGTCAG ATTTCCGAATGACCATGACATTGCAAAATCTGGATCATACAAGCCGGCAAAATTCCTTAAATCTTTCTCTATGAACAATGACGAACAAGCGTCTGATTCAAAGTCCGAGAAAGCAGAAATAGAGCCAAAAATGAAGATGTTCCGAAAGAAAAAGCTTTCAAGAGTATTTTCAGAGGACTATGAGGGTGTTCAAAGGAAGATATTAGATCCTCGAGGACGTCCCATAAACATATGGAACAAGTGTTTCTTAATTGCTTGTCTTACATCTCTATTTGTTGATCCACTCTTCTTCTATTTACCAAGTGTTAACGACGAAATCTGCATGGATGCAAGTTATCCTATGGAGATAGTCCTTACAATCGTTCGATCAGTAATAGATGCATTTTATTTGGTACAGATTTTAGTTCAGTTTCGAACAGCTTATGTTGCACCTTCCTCTCGCGTTTTTGGTAGAGGAGAGCTAGTCATTGATTCTTCAAAGATCGCTTCAAGGTATCTTCGGAAGGATTTTTGGCTTGATCTCTTGGCTACTCTTCCTCTTCCTCAG GTTTTGATTTGGGCTGCAATCCCATCTTTGAGAGGTTCGAATAGGATTGGTGCAAAACACGCCTTGCGCTTTACTATCATTTCTCAGTTTCTGTTGAGGTTATGCCTGATTTTTCCACTTTCATCTCACATTATCAAGACTAATGGTGTAATGGTGGAAGCTGCATGGGCTGGAGCGGTTTATAACCTTGTGCTCTTCATGCTCGCAAGTCAT GTTATGGGTTCTTGCTGGTACCTTTTTGCTGTAGAACGACAAGAACAGTGTTGGAAAAAGGTTTGTGATCAACAGCAACCGGATTGCCAGTATTGGTATTTTGACTGTCATTGGAAAGATTTTACTAGTAGAATCGCCTGGTATGAACGGAGCAATATATCTACATTATGCGGTCCTAGCAGCGACTTCTTCCAATTCGGAATCTTTAATGATGCACTGACTTTTAGAGTTACACAATCATCATTCTTGAACAAATATGCTTACTGTTTTTGGTGGGGTTTAAGGAACCTAAG CTCTCTTGGGCAGAATCTTGTGACTACTACTGACATTAATGAAATTAATTTTGCTGTTGTTCTTGCAATTCTGGGATTATTGCTCTTTGCTTTACTTATTGGGAATATGCAG ACTTTTCTTCAATCAACTACTATGAGACTTGAAGAATGGAGGATCAAAAGGACAGATACAGAAGAATGGATGCATCATCGCCAACTCCCCCACGATCTTAAGGAAAGGGTGCGCAAATATGACTTGTATAGGTGGGTGACAACGCGAGGCGTTGATGAAGAAGCCATTGTCAAAAGCCTTCCCGTGGATCTCAGAAGGGACATCAAGCGTCATCTTTGTCTTGATCTAGTTCGTCGA GTTCCTCTATTTGATCAAATGGATGAGTGTATCTTGGATGCAATATGCGAAAGGTTGAAACCGCTTCTATATACATCAGGAACTTGCCTTGTTCGCGAAGCTGATCCTGTGAACGAAATGCACTTCATTATAAGAGGCCATTTGGATTCTTACACTACTGATGGAGGGAGAACAGGTTTTTTCAATTCATGTCAACTAGGTCCGTGCGATTTCTGTGGTGAAGAACTACTGACATGGGCGTTACACCCTCGTCCGAGCATCATCCTCCCGTCCTCTACACGTACAGTGACAACGATCACTGAAGTAGAAGTATTTGCACTCACTGCAGAGGATGTAAAATTTGTGGCATCACAGTTCCGGAAGCTGCATAGCAAGCAACTCAGGCAGACGTTCAG GTTTTACTCGAACCAATGGAGGACTTGGGCTGCATGTTTCATACAAGCAGCGTGGTTTCGCTACAAGAGGAGGAAAGAGGCTGCTCTACTTAAAGCTAAGCAGAGCCCCGCGGCTGCTCCTACTGAACTACGCGATGAAAGAAGAAGTGTATCCTTGGGACAAAAGGCTTCAGAATTTGCTGTATATGCTGCAACATTGGCAGCAAGCAAAAGAAAAGGCGGAAGCATGAGGGGAGAACTAGAAATCATTAGTTCATTACAAAAACCAGTAGAACCTGATTTTTCAGTTGAGGATAGATGA
- the LOC107824003 gene encoding 29 kDa ribonucleoprotein A, chloroplastic, with protein sequence MASSASSLHFLSLTPQTLPLPKPTSQTTSLSFFSLPPSSLNLSLSSSSSCFSSRFVRKVTLSDFDQIEDVEDGDDGVEEERNFSPDLKIFVGNLPFSADSAALAELFERAGNVEMVEVIYDKLTGRSRGFGFVTMSSKEEVEAACQQFNGYELDGRALRVNSGPPPEKRENSSFRGGSRGGGSFDSSNRVYVGNLAWGVDQDALETLFSEQGKVVDAKVVYDRDSGRSRGFGFVTYSSAEEVNNAIESLDGVDLNGRAIRVSPAEARPPRRQF encoded by the exons ATGGCTTCCTCAGCTTCTTCCCTCCATTTCCTTTCCCTTACACCTCAAACACTTCCTCTACCAAAACCTACTTCTCAAACAacttccctttccttcttttccCTTCCTCCTTCTTCTCTCAACCtttctttatcttcttcttcatcttgttTTTCTTCTCGTTTTGTTCGTAAGGTTACCCTTTCTGATTTTGACCAAATTGAGGATGTTGAAGATGGTGATGATGGTGTAGAAGAAGAACGTAATTTCTCTCCtgaccttaaaatctttgtcggTAACTTGCCTTTCAGTGCTGATAGTGCTGCTCTTGCTGAGCTTTTTGAGCGTGCTGGTAATGTTGAGATGGTTGAG GTTATCTATGACAAGCTTACAGGAAGAAGCAGAGGTTTTGGTTTTGTGACAATGTCCTCAAAAGAGGAAGTTGAAGCTGCCTGTCAACAATTTAATGGATAT GAACTCGACGGGAGGGCATTGAGGGTGAATTCTGGGCCACCACCAGAGAAGAGGGAGAATTCTTCTTTCCGTGGAGGCAGCAGGGGTGGGGGAAGTTTTGATAGCTCCAATAGAGTCTATGTAGGAAACCTCGCATGGGGTGTTGACCAAGACGCACTTGAGACCTTATTCAGTGAGCAAGGTAAGGTTGTGGATGCCAAAGTAGTCTATGATAGGGATAGCGGTAGATCAAGGGGCTTCGGATTCGTAACATACAGTTCCGCTGAGGAGGTCAACAATGCAATTGAAAGCTTGGACGGAGTT GACCTTAACGGAAGGGCCATCCGTGTAAGCCCTGCTGAAGCTCGGCCACCCAGGCGTCAATTCTGA